The Chloroflexota bacterium genome has a segment encoding these proteins:
- a CDS encoding aminotransferase class I/II-fold pyridoxal phosphate-dependent enzyme — translation MAAAASPGPSTTSVHGGRQPNPYRAVTEPVVTSAPTVFRNTADLVAFVEARQQGQTEVVEYGRYGNPTVRDAERRLAALEGAEDALLLASGMAAVTTTLLTLVPAGRHVVLTDGVYRRTRQFATDFLPHLGISVSVWDWHTPLAEVFRPETALVLAETPTNPYLRVLDLEALARTAHAYGALAVVDATFATPINLKPLALGVDLVVHSATKYLGGHHDLLAGVVAGASALVEQVRAALGVLGGVCAPQTAAALARGLRTLGLRMAQHNRNGQAVAEFLEGHPAVERVWYPGLSSHPDHAVARRQMRGFGGVVSFTVKGGLEETARFVDALRIPLLAASLGGVESLVTLPALASYYNLSPEERQALGIPDNLVRLSLGVEDTADLLDDLAQALAAV, via the coding sequence GTGGCCGCTGCTGCAAGCCCCGGCCCGTCGACCACGTCCGTGCATGGGGGGCGGCAGCCCAACCCCTACCGCGCCGTCACCGAACCGGTGGTGACCTCTGCCCCCACGGTTTTTCGGAATACTGCCGACCTGGTGGCGTTTGTGGAAGCCCGTCAGCAGGGGCAGACCGAGGTGGTGGAATATGGCCGCTACGGCAACCCCACCGTGCGGGATGCGGAACGCCGCCTGGCCGCGCTGGAAGGGGCGGAGGATGCGCTTTTGCTGGCTTCCGGCATGGCCGCCGTGACGACGACGTTGTTGACGCTGGTGCCTGCCGGGCGGCACGTGGTGCTCACCGATGGGGTGTATCGCCGCACCCGCCAGTTTGCCACTGATTTTTTGCCGCACCTGGGCATCTCGGTCAGCGTGTGGGACTGGCACACCCCGTTGGCCGAGGTGTTTCGCCCTGAAACCGCGCTGGTGCTGGCCGAAACGCCGACCAACCCTTATCTGCGCGTGCTCGATCTGGAAGCCCTGGCGCGCACGGCGCACGCTTACGGCGCGTTGGCGGTGGTGGACGCGACCTTTGCCACCCCCATCAATCTGAAGCCGCTCGCGCTGGGCGTTGACCTGGTGGTGCATTCGGCGACCAAGTATCTTGGCGGGCACCACGACTTGCTGGCGGGCGTCGTGGCGGGGGCGTCTGCGCTGGTGGAGCAGGTGCGCGCTGCGCTGGGAGTGCTGGGGGGCGTGTGCGCGCCCCAAACGGCCGCTGCGCTGGCCCGCGGCCTGCGGACGCTGGGACTGCGGATGGCACAGCACAATCGCAACGGCCAGGCGGTGGCCGAGTTCCTGGAAGGCCACCCCGCGGTGGAGCGGGTCTGGTACCCCGGGCTGTCGTCGCATCCTGACCATGCCGTGGCGCGGCGACAGATGCGCGGCTTTGGCGGGGTGGTGTCGTTTACGGTCAAAGGAGGGCTGGAAGAAACCGCCCGCTTTGTGGACGCGTTACGCATTCCGCTTCTGGCGGCTTCGCTGGGCGGGGTGGAATCGTTGGTCACCTTGCCCGCGCTGGCTTCGTACTACAACCTGTCCCCCGAAGAGCGGCAGGCGTTGGGCATTCCCGATAACCTGGTGCGGCTTTCGCTGGGCGTGGAAGACACGGCCGATTTGCTGGACGACCTGGCGCAGGCATTGGCCGCGGTGTAG
- a CDS encoding DUF4230 domain-containing protein, translating into MAAEVKMQTRRNWAGYLLVVGLLAILTWMAYRVTGIVSGAANAALQPVEQMGTQMAVALKPVGALSTQVSQVLHPTPTVLPDPVTVIHSVRSLARLETVQYTVEKVVTAEEGQNQLGFLFGDRLLFVAHGVVIAGVDLEKLQPQDLWTQDGVLYVRLPAPEIFVATLDNQKSYVYDRDTGLLTHGDVQLETAARRTAEREIRQAALDDGILVTARRNAEAYLARLLRSLGFPEVIFVEATPVPTAQPTPTP; encoded by the coding sequence ATGGCTGCGGAGGTGAAGATGCAAACGCGTCGAAATTGGGCCGGGTATTTGCTGGTTGTGGGCTTGCTGGCAATTCTCACCTGGATGGCTTACCGTGTCACCGGTATTGTTTCGGGTGCGGCGAATGCTGCCTTGCAGCCAGTAGAGCAAATGGGCACGCAGATGGCCGTTGCGCTCAAGCCAGTGGGGGCCTTGAGCACGCAGGTTTCGCAGGTGTTGCACCCCACGCCCACCGTTTTGCCCGACCCTGTGACGGTGATTCATAGCGTGCGCAGCCTGGCGCGTTTGGAAACCGTGCAGTACACGGTTGAAAAAGTGGTCACGGCTGAGGAAGGCCAGAACCAGCTGGGCTTCCTTTTCGGCGACCGTTTGTTGTTTGTGGCACACGGCGTGGTCATTGCGGGGGTGGATTTGGAAAAACTTCAGCCGCAAGACCTGTGGACGCAAGACGGCGTGCTTTATGTCCGTCTGCCCGCGCCTGAGATCTTTGTGGCCACGCTCGACAATCAAAAATCTTATGTTTACGACCGGGATACCGGCTTGTTGACGCATGGCGACGTGCAACTGGAAACTGCTGCCCGCCGCACCGCTGAACGGGAAATTCGGCAAGCCGCGCTGGACGACGGCATTTTGGTGACCGCTCGCCGGAATGCTGAGGCTTATCTGGCGCGTTTGTTGCGCTCTTTGGGTTTCCCTGAAGTGATTTTTGTGGAAGCCACCCCTGTGCCGACGGCACAACCTACACCTACACCCTGA
- a CDS encoding DUF503 domain-containing protein, giving the protein MHIGVLTLRLHLPGCRSLKEKRGRLKPLLHQLRREFNLSVAEIDAQDTWQRAVIACAVVSNDAAQAQRVLQKAHRWVETTWREGWVEDEEIVIW; this is encoded by the coding sequence ATGCACATCGGCGTGTTAACGCTGCGGCTGCACCTGCCCGGCTGCCGCTCGCTGAAAGAAAAGCGCGGGCGGCTTAAACCATTGCTTCATCAACTGCGGCGGGAATTCAACCTCTCCGTGGCCGAAATCGATGCACAGGATACCTGGCAGCGGGCCGTCATCGCCTGCGCCGTGGTCAGCAACGACGCCGCCCAGGCGCAGCGGGTGCTCCAGAAAGCCCACCGCTGGGTGGAAACGACCTGGCGCGAGGGCTGGGTGGAAGACGAAGAGATCGTGATCTGGTAA
- a CDS encoding amidohydrolase: MSAIDFRSEAEALFDYTRSLRRDFHRHPELGIQEHRSAAIVARELRSFGLEVTEGVGQTGVVGVLRGASEGPTVLVRADMDALPIQEETGAEYASENPGVMHACGHDGHMAMGLTVARLLAAHRDALRGTVKFVFQPAEEGLGGAEGMVNDGVLEGVDYALAMHLWNEKPVGWLGIADGPTMAAADRFQVRIVGKGGHGAQPQATEDPVLAASQVVTALQSIVSRHVDPLEAAVVSVTMFQAGTAFNIIPTDARLEGTIRTFAPEVTREVRTRFHRTVHGVAQAMGCRAEVALDLLTPAVINDPRVAALVRTAATEALPDAVIDAHARTMGSEDMALMMYDIPGCYFFVGSNNPAKGLDAPHHHPRFDFDEAALPRGVAVMSAAVVKVLEERPA, from the coding sequence ATGTCAGCCATTGATTTTCGTTCTGAAGCCGAGGCGCTTTTCGACTATACCCGCAGCCTGCGGCGCGATTTCCACCGTCACCCCGAACTGGGCATTCAAGAGCACCGCTCGGCAGCCATTGTGGCCCGCGAACTGCGCTCTTTTGGCCTGGAAGTCACCGAGGGGGTGGGACAAACCGGCGTGGTGGGCGTGCTGCGCGGTGCTTCCGAGGGCCCTACCGTGCTGGTGCGTGCCGATATGGACGCACTGCCCATTCAGGAAGAAACCGGCGCCGAGTACGCTTCCGAAAACCCGGGCGTGATGCACGCCTGCGGCCACGATGGGCACATGGCAATGGGCTTGACGGTGGCGCGCCTCTTGGCGGCGCACCGCGACGCGCTGCGCGGCACAGTGAAGTTTGTTTTCCAGCCCGCTGAAGAGGGCCTGGGCGGCGCCGAAGGCATGGTGAATGATGGCGTGCTGGAAGGTGTAGATTATGCCCTCGCAATGCACCTGTGGAATGAAAAGCCCGTGGGCTGGCTGGGTATCGCCGATGGCCCCACCATGGCCGCTGCTGACCGCTTTCAGGTGCGCATTGTGGGCAAGGGCGGTCACGGCGCCCAGCCCCAGGCCACGGAAGACCCTGTGCTGGCGGCCTCGCAGGTGGTCACGGCTTTGCAAAGCATCGTCTCTCGCCATGTGGATCCTCTCGAAGCGGCGGTGGTAAGTGTGACCATGTTCCAGGCAGGCACGGCATTCAACATTATCCCCACCGACGCCCGGCTGGAAGGCACCATTCGCACGTTTGCACCGGAAGTCACCCGCGAGGTGCGGACGCGTTTCCACCGCACGGTGCACGGTGTTGCTCAGGCTATGGGCTGCCGGGCCGAAGTGGCGCTGGATTTGCTGACCCCGGCGGTCATCAACGACCCGCGCGTGGCTGCCCTTGTGCGCACCGCGGCCACAGAGGCGCTGCCCGATGCCGTCATCGATGCCCATGCCCGCACGATGGGTTCGGAAGATATGGCGCTGATGATGTATGACATTCCGGGGTGCTATTTCTTCGTCGGCTCCAACAATCCGGCCAAAGGGCTGGATGCGCCCCACCACCACCCGCGCTTCGATTTCGACGAAGCCGCTTTGCCGCGCGGGGTTGCGGTGATGAGCGCCGCGGTGGTGAAAGTGCTGGAAGAACGCCCGGCATGA
- a CDS encoding 2,3-bisphosphoglycerate-independent phosphoglycerate mutase: MPFDYIPPLLQPNSKKIVLLVMDGLGGLPLEAGGPTELEFARTPNMDRLAAEGTLGQTIPIRPGITPGSGPAHLALFGYDPLHHPVGRGVLSALGVGMEIRPGDVAARGNFCTLDADGNIVDRRAGRIPSEESAPLVEKLAQIRIPGVEVEVRQVKEYRFVVVMRGEGLSADLEDTDPQKTGVPPLPVRPRTGDPAARRTAELFNQWIAEARRALADQPRANGVTLRGFATDPELPKFDPSYGLKAACVAVYPMYKGVARLVGMDVLTFEGEHPEDEFAAVAQYWDEYDFFFVHIKKTDSKGEDGDFEGKAHIIEGVDAALPKLLALKPDVLMITGDHSTPAKLRSHSWHPVPFLMWAPETVRPDAQTRFGETACAQGGLGTFQAHDAMPLALAHAGRLEKFGA; encoded by the coding sequence ATGCCTTTTGACTACATTCCCCCTTTGTTGCAGCCCAACAGCAAGAAAATTGTGCTGCTGGTGATGGATGGTTTGGGGGGCCTGCCGCTGGAAGCCGGTGGGCCGACCGAACTGGAATTTGCCCGCACGCCGAACATGGACCGTCTGGCTGCTGAAGGCACATTGGGTCAGACGATTCCTATTCGCCCTGGCATTACCCCCGGCTCGGGGCCGGCGCACCTCGCGCTGTTTGGCTATGACCCGCTGCACCACCCGGTGGGGCGCGGGGTGCTCTCGGCGCTGGGGGTGGGGATGGAAATCCGCCCTGGCGACGTGGCCGCGCGTGGTAATTTCTGTACCCTCGATGCTGATGGCAACATCGTCGACCGCCGCGCCGGACGCATTCCCAGTGAAGAGTCTGCGCCGCTGGTGGAAAAACTGGCACAAATCCGCATTCCGGGGGTGGAAGTGGAAGTGCGGCAGGTCAAGGAATACCGCTTTGTGGTGGTGATGCGCGGGGAGGGGCTTTCTGCCGACCTGGAAGACACCGACCCGCAGAAAACCGGCGTGCCCCCGCTGCCCGTGCGCCCGCGCACAGGCGACCCCGCCGCCCGCCGCACCGCGGAACTCTTCAACCAGTGGATCGCGGAAGCCCGTCGTGCCCTGGCCGACCAGCCGCGCGCCAACGGCGTGACCCTGCGCGGCTTCGCTACCGATCCCGAATTGCCCAAATTCGACCCCTCTTATGGCTTGAAAGCGGCCTGCGTTGCGGTCTATCCCATGTATAAAGGGGTGGCGCGGCTGGTGGGTATGGATGTTCTGACCTTCGAGGGAGAGCACCCGGAAGATGAGTTCGCCGCAGTGGCTCAATATTGGGATGAATATGACTTTTTCTTCGTCCACATCAAGAAGACCGATAGCAAAGGCGAAGATGGCGATTTCGAAGGCAAAGCACACATCATCGAAGGTGTGGATGCCGCCTTGCCCAAACTGCTGGCGCTCAAACCCGATGTGCTGATGATTACGGGCGACCATTCTACGCCTGCGAAATTGCGTTCCCACTCCTGGCACCCGGTGCCTTTCTTGATGTGGGCGCCGGAAACCGTCCGCCCTGATGCCCAAACCCGCTTTGGGGAAACCGCCTGCGCTCAGGGTGGTCTGGGCACTTTCCAGGCGCATGACGCGATGCCGTTGGCGCTTGCTCATGCCGGTCGGCTGGAGAAGTTTGGCGCGTGA
- a CDS encoding stage 0 sporulation protein: MTPYIVGVRFRPVGKVYHYDASCCRELRAGDFVIVPSRRGTQIGEVVQTFVEPPERPEEGWRTIVRKANGRDLTLRRLIRQRELQALLAARQKVRELNCTEIKLVEAEISFDQRYLTFLYGVSGGGRPDLRRLHNALVRKFPRRQVEFRRLGPRDVAKLLPGMGACGRAVRCCAEFLTEFNPVSIKMAKVQGISLTPSEITGACGRLRCCLVYEYEQYAAAAKNLPRRKKRVQTPEGEGKVVDVYPLKESVLVALPDGTLKEFHRDELQRPEQATTPAPKG, encoded by the coding sequence ATGACCCCGTATATTGTGGGCGTGCGCTTTCGCCCGGTTGGCAAGGTCTATCACTACGACGCGTCGTGTTGCCGTGAACTCCGCGCGGGCGATTTTGTCATTGTGCCCAGCCGTCGTGGCACGCAAATCGGCGAAGTGGTGCAAACCTTTGTCGAACCTCCTGAGCGCCCAGAGGAAGGCTGGCGCACCATTGTCCGCAAGGCCAATGGGCGCGACCTGACTTTGCGGCGGCTCATTCGCCAGCGCGAATTGCAGGCCCTGCTGGCAGCCCGGCAAAAGGTGCGCGAACTGAACTGCACTGAAATCAAACTGGTGGAAGCCGAAATTTCCTTCGACCAGCGGTATTTGACGTTCCTCTACGGCGTTTCGGGCGGTGGCAGGCCTGACCTGCGGCGGCTGCACAATGCGTTGGTGCGTAAATTCCCTCGCCGGCAGGTGGAATTCCGCCGCCTGGGGCCGCGCGATGTCGCCAAACTACTGCCCGGCATGGGCGCGTGCGGGCGAGCGGTGCGCTGCTGCGCCGAATTTCTCACCGAGTTCAACCCGGTGTCTATCAAAATGGCGAAAGTGCAGGGCATTTCGCTCACGCCTTCCGAAATTACCGGCGCGTGCGGGCGGCTTCGCTGCTGCCTGGTGTATGAATACGAGCAGTACGCTGCCGCAGCGAAAAACCTTCCTCGCCGCAAAAAGCGGGTGCAGACACCCGAAGGGGAAGGCAAGGTGGTGGATGTGTATCCCCTCAAGGAGAGCGTGCTGGTGGCTTTGCCCGACGGCACTTTGAAGGAATTCCACCGCGACGAATTGCAGCGCCCTGAACAGGCTACCACCCCGGCCCCGAAAGGGTGA
- a CDS encoding 1,4-dihydroxy-2-naphthoyl-CoA synthase produces the protein MPETWNHIRKATEWHQAKEYRDITYYKANGVARIAFNRPEVRNAFRPETIDEMLDAFRDAWLDTHIGTILLTGEGPSPKDGGWAFCAGGDQRVRGKGGYVGGYELPRLHVLELQRMIRFMPKVVIAVVPGWAVGGGHSLHVVCDLTIASKEHARFQQADARVASFDGGYGSALLARHIGQKRAREVFFLEKVYTAEEALQMGMVNAAVPHETLEEVAYEWAQTINRKSPMSIRFLKYAFNLADDGLVGQQLFAGEATRLAYMTDEAEEGRDAFLEKRPQRFGDFDAFPRWP, from the coding sequence ATGCCCGAAACCTGGAATCACATCCGCAAAGCCACCGAGTGGCACCAAGCCAAAGAGTACCGCGACATCACCTACTACAAGGCCAACGGCGTGGCGCGCATCGCCTTCAACCGCCCCGAAGTGCGCAACGCCTTCCGGCCCGAAACCATTGACGAGATGCTGGACGCCTTCCGCGACGCCTGGCTGGATACCCACATCGGCACGATTTTGCTCACCGGCGAGGGGCCTTCACCCAAAGACGGCGGCTGGGCCTTTTGCGCGGGCGGCGACCAGCGGGTGCGCGGTAAGGGCGGCTATGTGGGCGGCTACGAACTGCCCCGCCTGCACGTGCTGGAACTGCAACGCATGATTCGCTTCATGCCCAAAGTGGTCATTGCCGTAGTGCCCGGCTGGGCGGTAGGCGGCGGGCACAGCCTGCACGTCGTCTGCGACCTGACCATCGCGAGCAAGGAACACGCCCGCTTCCAGCAGGCTGACGCTCGCGTCGCCAGTTTCGACGGCGGCTACGGCTCGGCTTTGCTGGCCCGCCACATCGGCCAAAAGCGCGCCCGCGAGGTCTTCTTCCTGGAAAAAGTTTACACCGCCGAGGAAGCCCTCCAGATGGGCATGGTCAACGCCGCCGTGCCCCACGAAACGCTGGAAGAAGTGGCTTACGAGTGGGCGCAAACCATCAACCGCAAGAGTCCGATGAGCATCCGTTTCCTGAAATACGCCTTCAACCTGGCCGACGACGGGCTGGTGGGGCAGCAACTCTTCGCGGGCGAAGCCACCCGGCTGGCCTACATGACCGACGAAGCCGAAGAAGGCCGCGACGCATTTCTGGAAAAACGCCCGCAACGGTTCGGCGATTTCGATGCGTTCCCCCGCTGGCCGTGA
- the menE gene encoding o-succinylbenzoate--CoA ligase, translated as MDWLTPRLTASPERPALIWGQHTLTYRQLWAWARALEDTFARAGIAAGSRVAALLPKTPAAVAAIHALSRMEAVLVPLNLRLTVTEMRTQLARSQATHIVATEETAARAREILIANKELRVRGDTNEKLRVVEVADFATPDSQFTFPNSQFATPNSSPLALLFTSGTTGQPKAALLTAANFYWSAVASAFRLGVSPGDRWLLTLPLYHVGGLSILFRSALYGTTVVLPEADTRFDPLWLYETLKKQRISLVSLVPTMLHRLLEATPQPPPSALRLVLLGGAAAPPDLLQRALARGYPVATTYGLTESASQAATAGPAAVRRKPGSVGKPLLYTQIRIADENGRILPPGEIGEILINGPTVFAGYDGTPEATARTLRGGWLHTGDLGYLNADGDLWVVNRRHDLIVTGGENVYPAEVEAVLRQHPAVAEACVVGLVDAEWGQRVAAAVVLKPQAHASAADLEAFCRQHLAGYKVPRLIRFVACLPRTASGKVRRPAVQALLASP; from the coding sequence ATGGACTGGCTCACCCCCCGCCTCACCGCATCCCCCGAGCGCCCCGCCCTGATTTGGGGGCAGCATACCCTCACCTACCGGCAGTTGTGGGCATGGGCGCGCGCGCTGGAAGACACGTTTGCCCGCGCCGGCATCGCCGCGGGAAGCCGCGTGGCTGCCTTGCTGCCCAAAACGCCCGCCGCGGTGGCCGCCATCCACGCGCTGAGCCGCATGGAAGCCGTGCTCGTGCCTCTCAACCTGCGCCTGACGGTCACCGAAATGCGTACCCAACTCGCCCGCAGCCAGGCTACCCACATCGTAGCGACCGAAGAAACGGCCGCGCGGGCGCGGGAGATCCTAATTGCGAATAAGGAATTGCGAGTTAGGGGGGATACGAATGAGAAATTGCGGGTAGTGGAAGTGGCGGATTTCGCGACTCCAGATTCGCAATTCACATTTCCTAACTCGCAATTCGCAACGCCAAATTCCTCTCCCCTCGCCCTCCTCTTCACCTCCGGCACCACCGGCCAGCCCAAAGCCGCCCTGCTCACCGCGGCCAATTTTTACTGGAGCGCGGTGGCTTCGGCTTTCCGCCTGGGGGTATCACCCGGCGACCGCTGGCTGCTCACCCTGCCTCTCTACCACGTCGGCGGGTTGAGCATTCTCTTCCGCAGCGCGCTTTACGGCACTACGGTGGTGTTGCCGGAGGCTGACACCCGCTTTGACCCCTTATGGCTATACGAAACCCTGAAAAAACAGCGCATCTCGCTGGTTTCCCTCGTGCCCACCATGCTCCACCGGCTGCTGGAAGCCACCCCACAACCGCCGCCTTCCGCCCTGCGGCTGGTGCTCCTCGGCGGAGCGGCCGCACCGCCCGACCTGCTGCAACGCGCCCTCGCCCGCGGCTATCCTGTAGCGACCACCTACGGCCTGACCGAATCTGCCTCGCAAGCCGCGACCGCCGGGCCCGCAGCCGTGCGCCGCAAGCCCGGCAGCGTGGGCAAGCCCCTGCTCTACACCCAGATTCGCATTGCCGACGAAAACGGCCGCATCCTTCCCCCCGGTGAGATCGGCGAAATCCTCATCAACGGCCCCACCGTGTTCGCAGGCTACGACGGTACGCCGGAAGCCACTGCCCGCACACTGCGCGGCGGCTGGCTGCACACCGGCGACCTCGGCTACCTCAACGCCGACGGCGACCTCTGGGTGGTCAACCGCCGCCACGACCTCATCGTCACCGGCGGCGAAAATGTTTACCCCGCGGAAGTGGAAGCCGTGCTGCGGCAGCACCCCGCCGTGGCGGAAGCCTGCGTGGTGGGCCTCGTCGACGCCGAATGGGGGCAGCGCGTCGCCGCGGCGGTGGTGCTCAAACCCCAGGCTCACGCTTCCGCGGCCGACCTGGAAGCCTTCTGCCGCCAGCACCTGGCAGGCTACAAAGTGCCGCGCCTCATCCGCTTCGTGGCTTGCCTGCCGCGCACGGCTTCGGGCAAAGTTCGCCGCCCTGCCGTACAAGCCCTGCTGGCTTCCCCATGA
- a CDS encoding 4Fe-4S dicluster domain-containing protein, whose translation MADLTTRLLGWTLKNPIMPAAGPPVRDARMAKACIEGGVGALVTKTISVRAADVPTPNMWDLKSYFLNTELWSELSPEHWLEVEYPEIRRLADEAGIPVIISLGYTAEEIAQLAPKIKPFADAVELSTHYIEDDPRPMQDAIRAAKEALDVPVFVKMSPFREPQPAAIAAVEAGVDGIVATNSFGPAFGIDIERGGRPLMGGKGYGWLSGPALKPIALRMVYDIAQVVDVPIIGVGGISKGTDVVEYLMAGASAVGICTAAITRGPAVFGKIAKQLAKWMDKNGYATIADLQGLTLRQQIPTMEAPPILIPEKCTGCNFCVLSCVYDALHLDENRKITIEEENCFKCGVCLSRCPVDALASPY comes from the coding sequence ATGGCTGATCTGACAACCCGTTTGCTGGGCTGGACGTTGAAGAACCCGATTATGCCCGCTGCCGGGCCGCCTGTGCGCGATGCCCGCATGGCAAAAGCCTGCATTGAGGGGGGCGTGGGCGCCCTGGTGACGAAAACGATTTCCGTTCGTGCGGCCGATGTGCCCACGCCTAACATGTGGGATTTGAAAAGTTACTTCCTCAACACCGAATTGTGGTCGGAACTTTCGCCAGAGCACTGGCTGGAAGTAGAATACCCGGAAATTCGCCGCCTGGCCGACGAAGCCGGCATTCCGGTGATTATCAGCCTGGGCTACACCGCCGAAGAAATTGCCCAGTTGGCGCCGAAAATCAAGCCGTTTGCCGACGCGGTGGAACTCAGCACGCATTACATCGAGGATGACCCCCGCCCCATGCAAGATGCGATTCGGGCTGCCAAGGAAGCCTTAGACGTGCCGGTGTTCGTCAAGATGAGCCCCTTCCGCGAGCCGCAACCGGCGGCCATTGCTGCGGTGGAAGCGGGGGTGGATGGCATTGTGGCAACCAACTCTTTCGGCCCCGCGTTTGGCATTGATATTGAGCGTGGAGGCCGACCGCTGATGGGCGGAAAGGGCTATGGCTGGCTTTCCGGCCCGGCGCTCAAGCCGATTGCCTTGCGGATGGTGTACGATATTGCGCAGGTGGTGGATGTGCCCATCATTGGCGTGGGCGGCATCAGCAAGGGCACGGATGTGGTGGAATACCTGATGGCAGGAGCCAGCGCTGTGGGCATTTGCACGGCAGCCATTACCCGCGGCCCGGCGGTGTTTGGCAAGATTGCCAAACAGTTGGCGAAGTGGATGGACAAAAACGGCTATGCCACCATTGCCGACTTGCAAGGGCTGACGCTGCGCCAGCAAATCCCCACGATGGAAGCACCGCCAATTTTGATTCCTGAGAAGTGCACCGGTTGTAATTTCTGTGTGCTGAGCTGCGTATATGATGCCTTGCACCTGGACGAAAACCGTAAAATCACCATTGAAGAAGAAAACTGCTTCAAGTGCGGTGTTTGCCTTTCCCGTTGCCCTGTGGACGCATTGGCTTCGCCGTACTAA
- the ugpC gene encoding sn-glycerol-3-phosphate ABC transporter ATP-binding protein UgpC — translation MASVTYEHVTKRFGNVTALNDLNIHVEDKEFLVLVGPSGCGKTTALRCLAGLEEVTEGRILIGDQVVNDVPPKDRDIAMVFQSYALYPHMTVYENMAFGLKLRKVPKDEIKRRVQEAAEILGIEQLLDRKPRQLSGGQRQRVAVGRAIVRNPKVFLFDEPLSNLDAKLRVQTRTEISKLHKRLQTTFIYVTHDQVEAMTMADRIAVINHGVLQQIDTPQALYERPANMFVAGFIGSPAMNFFHGHLRQSDGHFYVETDAFQVQVPDDRKEIYREYVGRPVIFGIRPEHIHAPNFTPPGIKPQPVEGDVEVTELMGNETFVYMRAGNTPFVARVDPRANYRMNTKAQVVFDMEQMHLFDPETEKAIR, via the coding sequence ATGGCCAGTGTTACTTATGAACACGTCACAAAGCGTTTCGGCAACGTTACCGCTCTCAATGACCTCAACATTCATGTGGAAGATAAGGAATTCCTTGTGCTGGTAGGGCCTTCCGGCTGTGGCAAAACCACGGCTTTGCGCTGCCTCGCGGGGCTGGAAGAGGTGACGGAAGGGCGTATTTTGATTGGCGACCAGGTGGTCAACGACGTGCCGCCCAAAGATCGCGACATCGCGATGGTGTTCCAGTCTTATGCGCTTTACCCGCACATGACCGTGTACGAAAATATGGCCTTTGGCCTGAAACTGCGGAAGGTGCCCAAAGATGAAATCAAGCGCCGTGTGCAAGAGGCCGCAGAAATTTTAGGGATTGAGCAATTATTGGATCGTAAGCCGCGGCAGCTTTCCGGTGGTCAGCGCCAGCGTGTGGCTGTGGGGCGCGCCATTGTCCGCAACCCCAAAGTGTTTCTCTTCGACGAGCCGCTTTCGAACCTCGATGCCAAACTGCGTGTGCAAACCCGCACCGAGATTTCCAAGCTGCACAAGCGCCTGCAGACCACTTTTATCTATGTGACCCACGACCAGGTGGAAGCCATGACGATGGCTGACCGGATTGCGGTCATCAACCACGGCGTATTGCAGCAAATCGACACGCCCCAGGCGCTTTACGAGCGCCCGGCGAATATGTTTGTTGCAGGTTTCATCGGTTCACCGGCGATGAATTTCTTCCACGGCCATCTGCGCCAGTCGGACGGCCATTTCTACGTCGAGACCGATGCTTTCCAGGTGCAGGTGCCCGACGACCGCAAGGAAATCTATCGTGAATACGTGGGGCGGCCGGTGATCTTTGGTATTCGGCCGGAACATATTCACGCGCCGAACTTTACGCCGCCGGGCATTAAGCCCCAGCCTGTGGAAGGCGATGTGGAAGTGACCGAGTTGATGGGCAATGAAACCTTTGTTTACATGCGGGCGGGGAACACGCCTTTTGTGGCGCGGGTTGACCCGCGCGCGAACTATCGCATGAACACGAAAGCACAAGTCGTGTTCGACATGGAGCAAATGCACCTTTTCGACCCCGAAACCGAAAAGGCCATTCGCTAA